The Vagococcus penaei genome includes the window TTTCAATTGAAGGTGACACATATGGTATCGAGGTTGGTGGTTTGTATAATATCTATAATGCCTTAGCTGCCACTGCTGTTGCTAAGCACTATGATATTTCAACTGATGCTATTCGAAAAGGCTTAGCTTATGATGAGAAAGTTTTTGGTCGTCAGGAAGTAATTAATATTAATGGTAAAAAATGCACCCTTGTTTTAGTCAAAAATCCTGTTGGTCTCAATCAGGTTATTGAAACGATGAAATTGGCACCCTATAATTTCTCATTAGTTGCTTTATTAAACGCGAATTATGCTGATGGTATTGATATTAGTTGGATTTGGGATAGTCAACTCGAAGAATTAGCTGCTTTAGATATCCCAGAAGTTGTTTCTGGTGGCGAACGCCATAGAGATATGACTTTACGTTTAAAAGTAGCCGGAATCTCTGAAGACCGTCTAACAGAAGTCACTTCTTTATCTGATGTTATTAAAAAAATTGACGATTTTTCTAGTGATCATGTTTATATTTTAGCTACTTATACTGCCGTCTTAGGGCTTCGTAAAGAATTAACACAACAAGGTTTTATTAAGGAGGACAACTAAGATGACACAACCTAACTTAAAAGTTTGCCACCTTTATGGTAACTTATTAAATACATATGGTGATAATGGGAATTTATTGGTATTAAGCTACTTAGCTAAAAAAAGACAAATCAATATGGATATTGAGATTGTTAGTATTTATGAAGAATTCGACCCGAAAAAATACGACTTCGTCTTTTTCGGTGGTGGACAAGATTACGAACAAGTCGTTGTCTCGCGTGACATTCAATCAAAAAAACAAGCCTTAATTGATTATATTGAAAATGATGGTGTCTTATTAGCTATTTGTGGAGGCTTTCAATTTTTAGGTGAGTATTATATTGGTGCTAAAGGCGAAAAAATTATGGGCATCCACGCCCTCCCTCACTACACAATTAGTCAAGAAAACAATCGCTTCATTGGTGATATTGAAATCTATAACGAAGAATTCGATGAAACATACTACGGTTTTGAAAATCATAATGGTATGACCTTTTTAGGAAAAGGCGAACGACCTTTAGGAATTGTCAAAAAAGGAAACGGTAATAATGATCAAGATAACACAGAAGGTGTGCGCTATAAAAACGTCTTCGGCTCTTACTTCCACGGGCCATTGCTTGCGCGCAATGAGAACTTAGCCAAACGTTTACTTGATTTAATTGTGACTAAAAAACAAGAAAAACTGTCTTGATCGAACTTTTTTATTATATAGAAACCCAACTATTACGCTAAAAACAGATTCAAACGTCTGTTTTTAGCGTTCTTTATTGAGCTTTGAGACTTTTAAAAAATAATATGTGTGATATAATTAAAGAGTATTAAATAAACTAACTATTAGAAAAGGTGTGAAACGATGAAAATCGGAATTCCAAAAGAAATTAAAAGCAATGAAGATCGCGTATCACTAACTCCCCCATTTGTTGGAGAACTTGTTGCGAAAAAGCATGAGGTATTCGTTGAAGCAGGCGCTGGCGTTGGTGCTGGTTTTGCTGATGACGCTTATCAAAAACAAGGAGCAACGATTGTTAACTCGGCTAAAGAAGCTTGGAATGTTGATATGGTTCTGAAAGTTAAGGAACCTTTACCATCTGAATATACCTATTTTAAAGAAGATTTAATTTTATTTACCTATTTACATTTAGCTCCTCAAAATGAATTGACTGATGAATTATTAAATAAAAAAGTTAATTCAATCGCTTATGAAACAGTTGAATTACCAAATGGTAGCCTACCATTACTAACACCAATGTCTGAAATTGCTGGTCGGATGGCTCCTCAATCAGGTGCTTACTTCTTGCAAAAAATGAATGGCGGTTCTGGTGTCTTACTAGCTTCAATTCCTGGTGTTGCTAAAGGAAATGTCGTCATTATTGGTGGTGGTAACGCTGGTATGAATGCTGCAAAAGTTGCTATCGGTCTAGGTGCCAAAGTCCGTATTCTAGATGTTAACCAAGCTCGTTTAGCTCAACTCGATAATATTTTTGGTAACCAAATTGAAACAGTTATGTCAAATGCTGTCAACATTGAAGAGTCTGTTAAAATGGCTGACTTAGTTATTGGCGCTGTATTAATTCCTGGACATAAAGCGCCAATTCTTGTAACAGAAGATATAATTAAACAAATGAAACCTGGATCAGTTTTAATTGATATTGCCATTGACCAAGGTGGGATTTTCGAAACAACTGATAAAATCACAACCCTTCAAGATCCAGTTTACATTAAACATGGTGTTGTCCATTATGCTGTTGCTAATATGCCCGGTGCTGTTCCAAAAACAGCTACTTTAGCATTAACAAATAATACTTTGCCATATATCATTCAATTAGCAGATAAAGGCTTTAAACAAGCTGTGATTGATAATGCTGCCTTAGCACATGGTGTGACAACTTATCAAGGTCATCTAACGAACGAAGCAGTCGCAAAAGATCAAGATAAACCTTATACACCAGTTGATAAATTAATAAAATAATTAGTTGACTATGAAAAAGATGAACCAAACAGTATCGTGTTTGGTTCATCTTTTTTCATATTTTTCTTTTTAGCGATTTTTAAGTCCAGGTTCTGACGCAATCAACTTTAAGTCACCTTCAAAACGCCAGCTATTAATTGTATTAGGCAGAATAAAATGAATGCCTTTAGCCAATTCATAAGGACTTGGGTCATCATCACAATACAGATAACCAAAACCATCAATGACACTCACAAGTGTATATGGTGCCGATTTTGTTAACTGTAAAATACCTTGAACGTCCCATTCAAAGACATTGAAATAGTCCGATTCAATATATTTAGTAATACTTGATGACATAATATTTAATTGATTAATCGCTAACTCTGGGACTTGATTAGGAACAGTCGTTACATCAAGCGATTGCTCAATATGGAGTTCGCGTGGATTACCCGCATCGTCTAATCGATTGTAATCATAGACACGATAAGTTGTGTCACTACTTTGTTGTGTCTCTAAAATCATAATTCCTTTACCAATTGCATGAATTGTCCCACTTGGAACAAAAAAGAAATCGCCACGTTTGACTGGTACACGACGCAATAAGGCATCCCACTCACCAGAATCAATCATTTCGCTTAATTCCTCTTTTGTTTGTGCGTGGTGACCATAAATAATTTCTGCACCTGGGTCGGCATCAATGATATACCAACATTCTGTTTTACCTAACTCTCCCTCATGCTTTTGTCCATAAGCATCATCAGGATGGACTTGAACCGATAAATCATCTTCCGCATCTAAAATTTTGGTTAAGAGTGGGAAAACTGGTTCACTTGAATTACCAAATAATTCTTGATGATTCTTCCATAAATCATCTAATCGTTGGTCCTGGAATTCACCATTTAAGACTGTACAAACTCCATGTGGATGTGCGCTAATTGCCCAACACTCTCCAATAGGACCAGTTGGTAATTGATAATGAAATTCCGTTTCTAATTTACGCCCGCCCCAAATTTTTTCTTGAAAGACAGGTTTTAAAAATAATGGTTCGTTCATCTTCGTCACCTCTTCTATAAAATCACTTACAGTATAACACGCTTTCTTTAGTCAGTCTTTCTTTTTTTGTATAGACCAATCAATTCATCACGTTTAGCTAAATAATCCAAGCGCTTATCAACCGGATGGACACGATTAGACAAAAAAATAAAAGCTTCTTGACACGCTAAATCAACTATCATAAACGTACCGGTATATCCTGTATGATATAAAACATTATGTCCTTTATGATCATCAAATAATAAATCCCAACCTAATGATCTATGTCCTTGTCGTGTGGGTGTCCAATCCTGATAAAGTCCCTCAATCGTTTTAGCTTGTAAAAAAACTGCCCCATCTGGCAATTGACCTCGTTTTAACAACATGTCGACAAATTTTATACTATCTTCTAACGTACTAAATAAACCAGCACTACCGCAAGAATCTTCTAGTACAAAAGCCTTTGGATCATGCACATCACCTTGAATTAACCCCCTATTTGCAGTTAATTCAGTCGGTGCCGCAAGTGTCTTGTCAACTAATTTAAATCCACTCTGAGTCATGTTAAGCGGTCTTAAAACCTCATCTATAAAAATTTGCTGTACTGGTTTTTGATATAACTGTTCAAGTAAAAAGCCAATTAATAACGTACCAGTATCGGTATAAACAACTTTTTGACCAATACTATCTCCCGATTTTAATTGTAACAAGGCTTGACGTAACTCTTGCTTATCTAGCTGAGCACGATTCTTAATATAAGGATTGATATCAGACGTATGTGTCAATAAATGACGCAACGTCACAGCAGAATCTGTCCAACCTGCTAGATAATTTGTTAGTGGCCGATTTAAATCAATCTGTTCGCTTTCTAAAAGCTTTAACAGGACAGTCGTTGTACAAACAACCTTAGTCAATGATGCCATATCATACCTAATATTGGGTGCAATTGGTTTTGGCACTGGTAAAATTTGTTTTAGCCCCTCATAATGACAATCAATTGTTGCGCCTTTAATAACAGCATAAGACGCTCCAGGAAATACTCCGTCATGACATAATTCTTTAATTTTTTGTTGAATTATAGGATACATATACTTTACTCCAATCAGTCATTATATTTATGTGACTATTTTTACACAAATTAAGTAAAATACCAACTAAAAACCTGAATTCATAGTTGACTAGAATTCAGGTTTTTTAGGTAAAACGGTTTAATCAAGATAATCTTGGTAACTTTGGCTTATTTTTGCCAAAACTGTCGCCTTAGTCAGTGAATCTGCAAATGAGTACGTCATTGCGCACTGATTAATCTCCATCATTTCACGATAAGTTAAGCCGAAATGTGTCGCTAAAAGCATGTATTCATCAGTCAGTGTTGTATTTGATACTGTTCGATTGTCTGTACTAATCATAAAAGGCACCTGCTTGGCAAAAAAAGTACGCAAGGGAAACTCATCTAAAGATTGAATGGCTTTACTTTGTAAGTTACTAGTTGGGCACATCTCCAATAATACTTTTTCTTTGGCACAAAGCGCCATCGCTTCCTCACTGTCTTTAATTGCTATCCCATGACCAATACGTTTTGCCCCTAATTTTACAGCCTCAATAACATTTTGGTAACAGCCACATTCACCTGCATGTAAGGTTAAATTAAGACCGGATTGATGGACGACGGAAATACTAGGTGCAATTGATAAAGTATCGTGAGCCGCTTCATCACCTGCAAAATCAAATCCAACAATTGACTCTTTTGTACTAGCTAAAACGTCTGCCAACAAAGCTTCATGTTCTTGATGAGTATGATGACGCATTCCAATAATTAAAAGGTTAGTTTTCGTTAAATACTGCGTACGACCTTGTTCGACTCCTAAAACGACTGCATCAATCACTTCGGTTAGACTGAGCCCAGCTTGCTGATGCAATAGCGGTGCTACACGGATTTCAAGATAGGCAACATTCTCTAAAGCAGCTTGACGTATAACATCAAGAGTTGCCAAAGTAAGATTTTCCGCACTTTGTAAAAAAGGTAAGATGTGCTCGAAACAAGATAAATATTCTTTTAAACTGGTGCAATCATGGCTTGTCTGGACACTCTTAGGATCAAAACCTGCCACACCATCTTTTTGAGCTAACTCTTGTAACAATTCAACACTAACTGATCCATCTAAATGACAATGCAACTCGATTTTAGGTAATTCTTTCACAATACGATAGTCCATTAATATACCTCACTCCATTTTTGATTTGTAAACGCTACAAATTTTATTTATTATAGCATTCTCTATGGCTTGGGACAAATTAAAAATGAATAAAAAAACCAGGACAAAATTTGTCCTAGCTTCTAATCATTAATTGTTATGTCCACACTGTCTTTATCTTTAGCAATCATTAAAACACCATCACCTAGAGGCAAGATTGTTACGGTTAAATCTGGATGTGCTAATACAGTATCATAAAGTAAGTTTAATTTCCGATGAATCGTGCGTTGACTTTTAGGTATCTCAGAACGCTCGTGCATGACAGTACCTGCTTGAAAGATATCATCAATCATAACAACACCATCTTTTTTTAATAATCGTAAACATTCTGGTAAAAATTCAATGTATTTTGATTTGGCACTATCCATAAAAATAAAATCATATGGCCCTTCTAATGTAGGTAACACATCCTTTGCGTCACCTTCAAGTAGTGTTACTTGTTTTGCAACACCTAATTTTTCAAAATTGGCTTTTGCTTTACGAATCATTACATCAAACCGGTCAATCGTATCAACGTGTCCATCTGGGCTCATGGCTAATGCCATTAAACTACCAGAAAAACCTACTGCTGTTCCGATTTCTAAGACGTTCTTTGCTTTAATTTGTTTGACGAAAAAATTTAAAAAGGTTGCTGTTTCATTTGGTATAATTGGCACACCATCTGCAGTTGCCTGTGCTTGAAGTTCTCCAAGTTGACCAGGCATACCTGGTTGACGGTGACGCATTAATGTTAAAACGTCCTCTTGAATGACTGGACGATGCATCATTTCATTTCTCATGTGATTACGTTCTTCCTTTCTCTGATTCCCTCACTGATTATACAAATTTTCGCCACGTAATTCAAATTTCTTAGCTAAAAAATTGGTATATTTAAATTAAATGATGTATCATTGTTTTTGTAAACAAATAAAAAGAAGAGGTATAGTTTCATTATGAAAAAGGATAAGTATTATGAGTTACTAAAAAAACAATATCCAACGAAAAATGATATTGTAAGCGAAATCATTAATTTGAAAGCGATTTTAAATTTACCGAAAGGGACGGAGCATTTTGTTAGTGACATTCATGGGGAATATCGGGCCTTTCAGCACATTTTGCGGAATGGTTCTGGTAATATCAAAGCAAAAATTCACGATTTATTTAAAGGTGAATTGAGTGATGTTGCTCAAGGCGAGCTGGCAACTTTAGTGTACTATCCTGAAAAAATACTGGATATGAACCAATATGATGATGACTGGTACAAAGTAAAAATCGACCAACTTGTTCGTCTAACTCATTTTTCATCTTCAAAATATACGCGTTCTAAGTTGCGTAAATCAATTCCAAAACGCTTTTCTTATATTATTCAAGAATTACTTTATCAAAGCATGAGTTCTGAAGATAAAGCAGATTATTATGAACAAATCATCCAAACAATCATTGATTTAGGACAAGCAGATGCAATTATTATTGATTTAAGTTATATGATTCAAAAATTAGTAGTTGATCATTTACATGTTGTAGGCGATATCTATGACCGTGGACCAGAACCGGATAAAATCATTGAAGAACTGATTCATCATCACTCAGTGGATATTCAATGGGGAAACCATGATATTATCTGGATGGGAGCAGCCGCTGGGTCACCTATTTGTATGATGAATACGATTCGAATTTCTGCTCGCTATAATAACCTTGACATTATTGAAGACGTTTATGGAATTAATCTACGTCCATTGCTAACCTACGCAGAAAAATATTATGAAGATAACCCAGCCTTTCGCCCTAAATTAAGTGGCGAGTGTCAGGTTAGTGAAGAAGAGTTACTTGAAACCACAAAAATTCATCAAGCTGCAGCTGTTTTACAATTTAAACTAGAGGAGCGTTTGGTTAAACGTCGCCCAGAATTTAAAATGGAGCACAGACAATTACTGAGCCGGACTAACTTTGATACAATGGAAGTTGAGATTAAAGGGCAAACCTATCCGCTAACAAATACTTGTTTTACAACAGTTAATCCTGACAATGTGGAAGAATTAACTGTTGAAGAATTTGACGTGATTCAACGCTTACTAAAAAACTTTATTAATTCGGAAAAATTAAAACGTCACATCGACTTTTTATTTGAAAAAGGCAATATGTATCTCGTCTATAATGATAATTTACTGGTACATGGCTGTATTCCATTGAAAGAGGATGGTAGTTTTAAAGCCTTCCCAGTTGATGGCATTCATTACGCTGGTAAAGAGCTCTTAGACTTATTTGAATATTCACTACGTAAAGCCTATAAACAGCCCGATGTCATGAATGATTTTGACACCGATTTAATTTGGTATTTATGGTCTGGCGAATGTTCATCTTTATTTGGTAAGAAAGAAATGACTACTTTCGAGCGTTACTTTATTGAAGACAAAGAAACCCATCTCGAACCAAAAAATCCTTATTATGCTTTACGTGAAAATCCTGAGATTATTCATCGTATTTTAAATGAGTTCGGTTTAAATAGTCCCGATAGTCACTTGATTAGTGGCCATACTCCTGTCAAAGAAATTAAAGGTGAAAATCCAATTAAAGCTAATGGGAAAATGCTTGTAATTGATGGTGGCTTTTCTAAACCATATCAAAAAACAACTGGTCTAGCTGGTTACACTCTGCTCTATAATTCATATGGGATGCAACTAGCAGCGCATAAGTCATTTTCAACTATTGATACAATTTTTACTGATCATGATGATGTAATTTCTGTTCGCCGTGTGGTTGACAAGCCACTTAAACGAAAAAAAGTCCGTGATACCACTATTGGGCGTCAGCTACTAGAAGAAATTCGTGATTTAGAGAATTTACTTGCCTACGAAAATAGACGCTAAAAAAGTAACGACTAACTGACAAACTGTCAACTAGTCGTTACTTTTTTACTTAACTGATTTTTTCACTTCATTGATTGTATTCATTTTATGTTCCCAACACTTAGGAGACAAATCAACTGGGTATTTTTGTGGGTTTAAATTCCGCTTGTATTCTTCCCATAATGATTCTTGGTTAGCGGTTGCCCGTTGTTTAATTTCTTCGATATTTGGTAGTTTGTAAATTCGCTCTCCATTCACATAAATATCTTGTAAAATCGGACGAGCTTCAAAATTAGTCACTGTTTTGTTTATAAATGTATGGATCGGGTGGAACATGTACAGCTCTTCTTGCTCACGAGGGTCTTCTTCCCATAGAGTAATATAATCTCCTTCAGACTTACCATCATCTTTACCAGTAATACGCCAGACTTGTTTTTTTCCTGGTGTTGAAACTTTTTCAGCATTATTCGATAATTTAATCGTATCGACCATTTTACCTCTTTTATTTTCAATTGACACTAATTTATAAACGGCACCAAGAGCTGGTTGATCATAGGCTGTGATTAACTTCGTCCCCACACCCCAAACATCAATTTTAGCGCGTTGCATCTTTAAGTTTAAAATCGTTGACTCATCTAAGTCATTTGAAGCATAGATTTTGGCTTCAGTGTAACCAGCTTCATCTAATTGTTCGCGTACACGTTTTGAAATATAGGCCATATCACCACTATCAATACGTACACCTAAAAAGTTAATCTTATCGCCCATCTCATTTGCTACGCGAATCGCATTAGGAACACCTGACTTCAAAGTATCATAAGTATCGACTAAAAAGACACAATTTTTATGAGTTTGAGCATATGCCTTGAATCCTTCGTAGTCATCACGATATGCTTGGATTAAACTATGTGCATGTGTCCCTGAGATTGGAATGTTAAATAGCTTACCTGCTCGAACGTTACTAGTAGCATCAAAGCCACCAATATAAGCCGCTCTGGTACCCCAAATTGCAGCATCCATCTCTTGTGCTCGGCGCGTGCCAAACTCCATTAAAGCGTCATTCTCACATACTGCACGAATTCTTGCAGCTTTAGTCGCAATTAAAGTTTGGTAATTAATAATATTTAAAATAGCTGTTTCAACTAACTGACATTGTGCTAAGGGCCCTTCCACTTGTAAAATAGGTTCATTATTGAAAACCATTTCGCCTTCTAGCGCTGAGCGAACAGTACATCGGAATTTAAGCTCTTTTAAATAGGTTAAAAATTCTTCAGGATAATCTGTGACACTACGTAGATAGTCGATATCACTCTCACTAAATTTTAAATTATCTAAATAATGTATCACACGTTCTAATCCGGCATAAATGACGTAACCGTGTTTAAATGGCATCTGTCTAAAATAACATTCGAACACTGCATTTATGTTATCATTACCTAACTCCCAATAAGTTTTCATCATATTTAATTGGTAAAAGTCCGTGTGTAAAGCAAGACTGTCATCGCTGTAATTTTGAGTCATATCTTTCTCCAACCTTTATTATTTATATACGTTCCATTTTACGTGTCTTTTTAAACTTTCTCAACCTTTTTCGCTTTTTTTACAAGTATCTGTCCCTAATCTTTTAAAGGAGGTTATTTTATGTTACTCTATTTCATAATTGGTCTATGTGGTAGTAGTTTTATTAGTTTTATAGGTTATAAGCTAAATGCTTTAACCACAACAGGTGCATTAGCAACCATTTTCACTGGAACTATGGTCGCAACTTTTGGTACTATTACAACATGGGGAATTATTATTTTATTTTTTGGTGGTTCTTTAGCTATCAAATTATTAAAAAAAATATTAAGAGCTACAATACAACCCGACACTATTACAGAAAAAAGTGGTGCACGCGACGCTTCACAAGTTTTCGCTAATAGTCTTGTGGCAATTATTAGTTTAATTTTTGCGACTATTTTTAAAGATATTAATTTTTTCGTCATTTATACAGCAATTTTAGCTGGATCAACGGCCGATACCTTAGGTTCAGAAATTGGCGCTTGGTTCAAAGGGAAGACGTATAATCTCCTTACATTTGAGCCATTAACACCTGGCGTTTCAGGTGGTGTTAGTGTAATTGGGAGTTTGGCATCAATGGTTGGGAGTGCCTTGATAGCTTGTGCCTTCGGAATATTGCAATGGTTATTTCAGGATCCTGTTAGTTGGAGTGACTTACTCATTATTTTCCTATCTGGGTGCTTTACGTCACTCATCGACAGTCTACTAGGTGCAAGTGTTCAAGCACTCTATCTTGACTCAAAAACCAATCAACCGACTGAAAAACGTGATAATCACTACAAACAACCCAATAAATTAATTAAAGGGTGGCCTTGGATGACTAATGATACGGTCAATTTTTTAAGTACTGTTTTGACTTTCTTCTTAGCTTATTTACTACTAACTATTTAAAATTAATTAAAAAAAGACTCACAAAAGTTAAGCCAACGCGCCAACCTTTGTGGGTCTTTATAATTAGTAACTCTATTTGTCACTCTAAAATTAAATGACTCAGCGTGTTATTGATTCATCTAAGATAACTTTTAAACAATCAAATAATATCGCACTTGATGCTGCTCCTGGGTCAATATGACCAATTGCTCGTTCACCTAGGTAAGAAGCCCGGCCTTTTTTAGCGACTAAATCTTTGGTATGATTTTTGGCTGCCAGGATGGTTTCTGTGGTTAAACGTCCTTGCAATAATTCATTCACAACCGGTTCCCACACATCAACCATTGTTTTATCATCAAATTCAGCCTTACCGCGAGCCTTGATACCTTCTAAACCAGCTTGAACTACTTGGCCTAACTCTTCAACAGAAGTCATTGTTGTCAACCCTTGACTAGCTTTTGCCATCGCCATAAAAGCTGAGCCATACAATGGTCCAGAAGCTCCACCAACTTTCGAAATTAACGCCATTGAGAGAACTTTAAATGTCTCACTGATTGTTGTTGGATGATTCTTTACTAAAGCTTCTTGGTATGCGGCCACACCTCGCGCCATATTATTTCCATGATCACCATCGCCAATCGATGAATCTAAATCACTGAGATAAGTTTTATTTGCTTCAATTTCAGCAGAAAAATTATTGAGCCATTTTTGGCTATCTGTTACCGTAAACTCCAATTGTCGTCATCCCTTCTTATTTACCATGAAATCGTATTTACTTGACTATCTAAGGCATCTAACCAGTCAGTCTCTGACAAGTTAATAATAGTCAGTGATAGCCCTTGCATATCAAGGGAAGTCATATAATTACCTACCTTATGAAAGACAACATCAACCCCGCGCTCAGATAATAAACGTAAACAATCATTCATATAAACAAACTGTTCCATTAAAGGTGTACCACCCATACCATTCACCAATACACCAATACGTGTTGGCACTGTTTCATAATCAGCTAAAATTTTATCTAGCATATTCTGAGCCAGAATTCGTGATGGTTGGATTTTTTCACGGTGATACCCTGGTTCACCATGAATTCCTACCCCATATTCAATGTCATCATCTGCTAAGTCAAAACCTGGCTTTCCTACTTCTGGTACAGTCGCTGCTTTTAAGGCAATACCAATTGTTTTAATTTCTTTTACTACTTGCTCACCAATAGTTTTTAGTTCTGATAGGGATGTCCCTTGGCGTGCTAAATGTCCTAAAATTTTATGAACTAAAATAGTCCCCGCAACACCACGTTTACCAGCTGTATAAGTGCTGTTTTCAACAGCAATGTCATCGTCGACAACGATTATCTCAACAGCGATATCTTCCATCTCAGCCATATCTAGAGCCATTTCAAAGTTTAGGCAGTCACCCGTATAATTTTTGACAATTAATAAGACACCTTGCCCTTGATTTGCTTCTTGAATAGCTAGTAGAATTTGATCCGGTGTTGGTGACGTGAAAACATCTCCAAGAACAGCTGCACTAAGCATGCCTTCACCAATAAAGCCGGCATGAGCAGGTTCGTGTCCACTACCACCGCCTGAGACTAGTCCAACTTGTTTCTTTGCTTGATTTTTGGCAATTACTCGCGAGTCAGCTACGCGATGGACAAGTGACGCATAGGATTGAACGATTCCTTCAAGCATTTCTTCTATAAGCGATGCGGGATGATTCATAATTTTTTTCATCTTAACTCCACCCTTTTTCTCCAGCATTTTTTGCTTCGTGAATAATTTGCTCAATATCATCTGTTACTCCTGCTGTAATTGCTGCAGCAAAAGCGCCTTCGACTAAAGGAGCATCAACTAAAATATAACGTGCTCTTTTTTCTTCATCAATCATGTCTACCACCATTTCGACATTCATCACGGCACTACCTAAGTCCGCAAAAGCAAAAAATATATCAGTAGTATCAAGTGTGTCTAATGCATCTAAAATCAACGTCGGATCTGAACCCAATTCACCATCTGCCGTTCCGCCAAGAGACAAGACTTCGACTTGATCCGTCTGACTCATTTGGTCAATCATTTCTTTAAGACCATCTGTGATTTTTTTGCTATGTGAGACTAAACCTATTATTTTACGCATATTATGTATCATTCCTTATACATTAGAATTTTAGTAACTTAATTATGATAGTCCATTACGATTTTTGTAGTCATGACCTAATTTATCAGCCACAATAATAGCATTTGCTACTTCTTCTTCCACAATTGGGAATGGCATTGAGTGAATTGATTCTTCAGGAATACACGCAATTTTGGCTACTGCTAATGCTTCTTCATA containing:
- a CDS encoding type 1 glutamine amidotransferase, translating into MTQPNLKVCHLYGNLLNTYGDNGNLLVLSYLAKKRQINMDIEIVSIYEEFDPKKYDFVFFGGGQDYEQVVVSRDIQSKKQALIDYIENDGVLLAICGGFQFLGEYYIGAKGEKIMGIHALPHYTISQENNRFIGDIEIYNEEFDETYYGFENHNGMTFLGKGERPLGIVKKGNGNNDQDNTEGVRYKNVFGSYFHGPLLARNENLAKRLLDLIVTKKQEKLS
- the ald gene encoding alanine dehydrogenase; this encodes MKIGIPKEIKSNEDRVSLTPPFVGELVAKKHEVFVEAGAGVGAGFADDAYQKQGATIVNSAKEAWNVDMVLKVKEPLPSEYTYFKEDLILFTYLHLAPQNELTDELLNKKVNSIAYETVELPNGSLPLLTPMSEIAGRMAPQSGAYFLQKMNGGSGVLLASIPGVAKGNVVIIGGGNAGMNAAKVAIGLGAKVRILDVNQARLAQLDNIFGNQIETVMSNAVNIEESVKMADLVIGAVLIPGHKAPILVTEDIIKQMKPGSVLIDIAIDQGGIFETTDKITTLQDPVYIKHGVVHYAVANMPGAVPKTATLALTNNTLPYIIQLADKGFKQAVIDNAALAHGVTTYQGHLTNEAVAKDQDKPYTPVDKLIK
- the manA gene encoding mannose-6-phosphate isomerase, class I codes for the protein MNEPLFLKPVFQEKIWGGRKLETEFHYQLPTGPIGECWAISAHPHGVCTVLNGEFQDQRLDDLWKNHQELFGNSSEPVFPLLTKILDAEDDLSVQVHPDDAYGQKHEGELGKTECWYIIDADPGAEIIYGHHAQTKEELSEMIDSGEWDALLRRVPVKRGDFFFVPSGTIHAIGKGIMILETQQSSDTTYRVYDYNRLDDAGNPRELHIEQSLDVTTVPNQVPELAINQLNIMSSSITKYIESDYFNVFEWDVQGILQLTKSAPYTLVSVIDGFGYLYCDDDPSPYELAKGIHFILPNTINSWRFEGDLKLIASEPGLKNR
- a CDS encoding serine hydrolase domain-containing protein codes for the protein MYPIIQQKIKELCHDGVFPGASYAVIKGATIDCHYEGLKQILPVPKPIAPNIRYDMASLTKVVCTTTVLLKLLESEQIDLNRPLTNYLAGWTDSAVTLRHLLTHTSDINPYIKNRAQLDKQELRQALLQLKSGDSIGQKVVYTDTGTLLIGFLLEQLYQKPVQQIFIDEVLRPLNMTQSGFKLVDKTLAAPTELTANRGLIQGDVHDPKAFVLEDSCGSAGLFSTLEDSIKFVDMLLKRGQLPDGAVFLQAKTIEGLYQDWTPTRQGHRSLGWDLLFDDHKGHNVLYHTGYTGTFMIVDLACQEAFIFLSNRVHPVDKRLDYLAKRDELIGLYKKRKTD
- the add gene encoding adenosine deaminase gives rise to the protein MDYRIVKELPKIELHCHLDGSVSVELLQELAQKDGVAGFDPKSVQTSHDCTSLKEYLSCFEHILPFLQSAENLTLATLDVIRQAALENVAYLEIRVAPLLHQQAGLSLTEVIDAVVLGVEQGRTQYLTKTNLLIIGMRHHTHQEHEALLADVLASTKESIVGFDFAGDEAAHDTLSIAPSISVVHQSGLNLTLHAGECGCYQNVIEAVKLGAKRIGHGIAIKDSEEAMALCAKEKVLLEMCPTSNLQSKAIQSLDEFPLRTFFAKQVPFMISTDNRTVSNTTLTDEYMLLATHFGLTYREMMEINQCAMTYSFADSLTKATVLAKISQSYQDYLD
- a CDS encoding O-methyltransferase, whose product is MRNEMMHRPVIQEDVLTLMRHRQPGMPGQLGELQAQATADGVPIIPNETATFLNFFVKQIKAKNVLEIGTAVGFSGSLMALAMSPDGHVDTIDRFDVMIRKAKANFEKLGVAKQVTLLEGDAKDVLPTLEGPYDFIFMDSAKSKYIEFLPECLRLLKKDGVVMIDDIFQAGTVMHERSEIPKSQRTIHRKLNLLYDTVLAHPDLTVTILPLGDGVLMIAKDKDSVDITIND